Proteins from a single region of Bdellovibrio bacteriovorus HD100:
- a CDS encoding NINE protein, whose product MAKSDHSTFIGYILWIFGFMGAHRFYFGKSITGTIWFFTFGLAGIGWLIDIFLIPSMSRSAQRSYRSGRVDYNVSWILLTFLGIFGVHRFYMGKWLSGLIWLCTGGLFLIGYLYDYWTLNEQISDVNREAA is encoded by the coding sequence ATGGCCAAATCAGATCACTCCACTTTTATAGGTTATATTCTTTGGATCTTTGGTTTTATGGGCGCGCACCGTTTTTATTTCGGCAAGTCCATCACCGGAACCATCTGGTTTTTCACTTTCGGTCTGGCCGGTATTGGCTGGTTGATTGATATCTTTCTTATTCCAAGCATGAGTCGAAGCGCCCAGCGCAGTTATCGCAGTGGACGGGTGGACTATAACGTCAGCTGGATTCTGCTGACGTTCCTGGGGATCTTTGGTGTGCACAGATTCTATATGGGCAAGTGGTTGTCAGGTTTGATCTGGCTTTGTACCGGCGGTCTTTTCCTGATCGGTTATCTGTATGACTATTGGACTTTGAATGAGCAGATTTCCGACGTGAACCGCGAGGCGGCTTAA
- a CDS encoding NAD(P)H-binding protein — MKVAIAGASGFVGKALIKELQGHHEVVALSRSSKKDSGDGIEWRSCDLFSLLDAEKALQGCDVAVYLVHSMRPSAQLTQGTFEDFDLIVADNFVRAAETCGVKRIFYLGGMCPENSQEMSRHLRSRLEVEGIFKTSRILATILRAAVILGPEGSSFHIMTRLVERLPVMVCPKWTSTLSQPVALRDVVRSLRYCIETAETQNHIYDIGGPDVISYLDMMKMIARMQGLKRKLLPIPFLSPNLSTLWVCLVTGAPKALVAPLVEGLRSTLLVSDKRRLEIPGYRFMPVAEALEEALSEFTEKKTPLAFQKSPLGSYEVRSVQRLLIPEGVTADEVAHAYMEFLPSMRPGLMKVEVSGRWVNFCWSFPYVRLLILEYSPERSWSHRQLFYVRGGLLAQKTVRGRLEFRETLGGKAVIAAIHEFKPRMPWFLYRWTQALFHIWVMRQFGLYLNRPKSAR; from the coding sequence GTGAAGGTGGCAATTGCCGGAGCCAGCGGTTTTGTTGGCAAGGCGCTGATCAAAGAACTGCAGGGACATCATGAAGTCGTTGCTTTAAGCCGGTCCAGTAAAAAGGATTCAGGGGACGGTATTGAGTGGCGATCCTGTGATTTGTTCAGTTTGTTGGATGCCGAGAAAGCTTTGCAGGGCTGTGACGTTGCCGTCTATCTGGTGCATTCCATGCGCCCTTCGGCTCAACTGACCCAGGGAACCTTTGAAGACTTTGATCTGATTGTCGCGGATAACTTTGTGCGGGCCGCAGAAACCTGCGGAGTCAAACGCATCTTTTATCTGGGTGGCATGTGCCCTGAAAATTCTCAAGAGATGTCCCGTCATTTGCGCAGCCGACTAGAGGTGGAGGGTATTTTTAAAACCAGCCGCATCCTTGCAACCATTCTGCGGGCGGCAGTGATTCTGGGGCCTGAGGGGTCTTCCTTTCATATCATGACCCGTTTGGTGGAGCGACTGCCCGTGATGGTCTGTCCGAAGTGGACCAGCACACTAAGCCAGCCCGTGGCCTTGAGGGATGTGGTGCGTAGCCTGCGTTACTGTATTGAGACGGCAGAAACCCAAAATCATATTTACGATATTGGCGGCCCGGATGTGATCAGCTATCTGGACATGATGAAGATGATCGCTCGTATGCAGGGATTAAAGCGCAAGCTTTTGCCGATTCCATTTTTAAGCCCCAACCTTTCCACCTTGTGGGTGTGTCTGGTCACCGGGGCCCCCAAAGCCCTGGTCGCACCTCTGGTGGAGGGCTTGCGATCCACTCTGTTGGTTAGTGATAAACGCCGTCTGGAAATCCCGGGATACCGATTCATGCCGGTGGCCGAAGCTCTTGAAGAGGCTCTTTCTGAATTTACCGAAAAGAAAACACCGCTGGCATTTCAAAAGAGCCCTTTGGGAAGCTATGAGGTGCGTTCAGTGCAGCGTTTGTTGATTCCCGAAGGGGTCACGGCTGATGAGGTGGCTCATGCGTATATGGAATTTCTGCCCAGCATGCGCCCGGGTCTTATGAAGGTGGAAGTCAGTGGACGGTGGGTGAACTTTTGTTGGAGCTTTCCCTATGTGCGGCTTTTGATCCTGGAGTACTCGCCGGAAAGAAGCTGGTCGCATCGTCAGCTGTTTTATGTGCGTGGCGGACTGTTGGCGCAAAAAACAGTGCGGGGGCGTCTGGAGTTTCGCGAAACACTGGGTGGAAAGGCTGTGATCGCGGCCATTCACGAATTCAAACCCCGGATGCCGTGGTTTTTATATCGCTGGACCCAGGCTTTGTTTCATATCTGGGTTATGCGTCAGTTCGGACTTTACTTGAATCGGCCAAAGTCTGCGCGGTAA
- a CDS encoding Hsp20/alpha crystallin family protein produces MRLITPYWPTRRMTSNIFDEMDRMFENFATVPAAESQERLFKTACEVTESDDHYLLSVDLPGFKKENINIEMNGNLLTISGERKRDEKVIGTFSRSFTVPDTVDGAKIEAHHEDGVLSIYLPKAPLAKAQRIEIQTHKGGFFDRLLAAKNTAIEGNKSESSSH; encoded by the coding sequence ATGAGACTGATTACACCTTATTGGCCCACTCGCAGAATGACATCCAATATCTTCGACGAGATGGATCGTATGTTTGAGAACTTTGCAACGGTCCCTGCCGCCGAAAGTCAGGAGCGTCTTTTCAAAACCGCTTGTGAAGTGACTGAATCCGATGATCATTATTTACTGAGTGTGGATCTGCCAGGATTCAAAAAGGAAAACATCAATATAGAGATGAACGGAAATCTTCTGACCATCTCAGGCGAAAGAAAGCGCGACGAAAAGGTCATAGGCACCTTCAGCCGCAGCTTCACGGTTCCTGACACTGTGGATGGAGCTAAAATTGAAGCCCACCACGAAGACGGAGTGCTCAGTATTTATCTGCCCAAAGCTCCGTTGGCCAAAGCTCAAAGAATTGAAATTCAAACTCATAAAGGGGGTTTCTTCGACAGACTATTGGCAGCTAAAAACACTGCCATCGAAGGCAACAAGTCCGAATCTTCTTCCCACTAA
- a CDS encoding GreA/GreB family elongation factor: MDKKKLIEAIRTQLVADMTALKEAVKATIDAATNEESKAENEYDTRGLEASYLARGQAKRIADIEEVLLLLKHLSVRDFGPNDGISSSAVIEVEHNGKTSFFFILAKGGGVSVQFEGKTIQVVTPNSPLGEALLDQKVGGVAVVENGPQVREYDIINIW; encoded by the coding sequence TTGGATAAAAAGAAACTGATCGAAGCCATTCGCACGCAACTTGTCGCGGACATGACGGCTCTTAAAGAAGCCGTCAAAGCCACCATTGATGCGGCCACGAACGAAGAAAGCAAAGCCGAAAACGAATACGACACCCGCGGCTTGGAAGCCTCTTATCTGGCGCGTGGTCAGGCCAAACGCATTGCGGATATCGAGGAAGTTTTACTTTTGCTGAAACACCTGAGTGTCAGGGATTTTGGTCCCAACGATGGAATTTCATCTTCCGCGGTGATTGAAGTTGAACACAACGGCAAAACCAGCTTCTTTTTCATTCTGGCCAAAGGCGGCGGCGTCAGTGTGCAGTTTGAAGGAAAGACCATCCAGGTGGTCACACCCAACAGCCCTTTGGGCGAAGCGCTTTTAGATCAGAAGGTCGGCGGAGTGGCCGTGGTGGAAAATGGCCCACAGGTTCGCGAATACGACATTATCAATATCTGGTAG
- a CDS encoding VOC family protein, whose product MEARLTMITLGVQNLAVSREFYEKGLKWPVSPASNDNVVFLRTGGVVLALFPSEELAKDAGVDPQGSGFRDFTIAHNVNSKEEVAQVLAQAEKAGGRIIKPAQDVFWGGHSGYFEDPDRFLWEVAWNPLAPLNEKGEMQLP is encoded by the coding sequence ATGGAAGCACGACTGACGATGATCACGCTGGGCGTTCAAAATCTGGCAGTGTCCCGGGAATTCTATGAAAAAGGACTGAAGTGGCCTGTGTCCCCAGCCAGTAATGACAACGTGGTCTTTCTGCGCACCGGAGGCGTGGTGTTGGCGCTGTTTCCTTCCGAAGAGCTGGCAAAAGATGCTGGTGTTGATCCGCAGGGCAGTGGCTTTCGCGACTTTACCATCGCGCACAATGTGAACAGCAAAGAAGAGGTGGCCCAAGTGCTGGCTCAGGCGGAAAAAGCCGGAGGCCGCATCATCAAACCCGCTCAGGATGTTTTTTGGGGAGGTCACAGTGGGTACTTTGAAGACCCGGATCGATTCTTGTGGGAAGTGGCGTGGAATCCCCTGGCGCCACTGAATGAAAAAGGCGAGATGCAGCTGCCTTAG
- a CDS encoding asparaginase domain-containing protein has protein sequence MGTAIQDVIIITTGGTIEKTYNEFDGSLENRGTSIKNRILSKMRLPYTNIMVYPLLSKDSLYMTDEDRALISATVKDQMQRGSPIVVLHGTDTMHVSAEHCFKEIGTPKVPVVFTGAMIPMGFDDSDAAQNVTEALLSAKLLQPGFYISFHNQVFNVPQVRKNREKGTFESF, from the coding sequence ATGGGCACAGCTATTCAAGACGTCATCATTATCACCACCGGTGGCACCATCGAAAAAACTTATAATGAGTTCGATGGATCTCTGGAAAACAGAGGCACCAGCATTAAAAACCGCATTCTTTCCAAGATGCGACTGCCGTACACCAATATCATGGTGTACCCACTGCTGAGCAAAGACTCCCTGTATATGACAGATGAAGACCGTGCCCTGATTTCTGCCACCGTCAAAGATCAAATGCAGCGGGGAAGCCCGATCGTTGTTTTGCACGGAACCGACACCATGCACGTTTCTGCCGAACACTGTTTTAAAGAAATCGGCACACCAAAAGTTCCCGTGGTGTTTACCGGCGCCATGATTCCAATGGGTTTCGATGACAGCGATGCTGCTCAGAACGTCACGGAAGCTTTGCTGTCAGCAAAACTTCTGCAACCGGGATTCTATATTTCCTTCCACAACCAGGTGTTCAACGTACCGCAAGTTCGCAAGAACCGTGAAAAGGGCACTTTCGAAAGCTTCTAA
- a CDS encoding SRPBCC domain-containing protein, with product MAKKAPVVIEVLNKVTAVSVEKHTGKNWDQWIKILNDQGAKNLSHKEIVALLGKKAFKMKEWWRQIVTSGYEVHIGRRQEGRNQKGELSATVTRTFYISAEKLWKLLESAEGQAAWLKPLSRFKFKPKNVFETEDGFFGEIRTMREGERLRMSWQDPEWHKPTIVQIYVMGRDENKSMLAFMHDGIKDTRSKAAIRDRWNEAVEALSAMTPTAPVRRKKS from the coding sequence ATGGCCAAAAAAGCACCTGTTGTCATTGAAGTTCTAAATAAAGTCACTGCCGTGTCCGTGGAAAAACACACGGGCAAGAATTGGGATCAGTGGATAAAAATTCTGAATGACCAGGGTGCGAAGAACCTTTCCCACAAAGAGATCGTGGCTTTGCTGGGAAAGAAAGCTTTCAAGATGAAAGAATGGTGGCGCCAGATTGTGACTTCCGGTTACGAAGTTCATATCGGTCGCCGCCAGGAAGGCCGCAATCAAAAAGGCGAGCTTTCCGCCACGGTGACACGCACTTTCTATATCAGCGCAGAAAAACTCTGGAAGCTTCTGGAGTCCGCCGAAGGTCAGGCCGCTTGGCTAAAGCCTTTGTCTCGTTTCAAGTTTAAGCCCAAAAATGTTTTTGAAACCGAAGATGGATTCTTTGGCGAAATCCGCACCATGAGGGAAGGCGAACGCCTGCGCATGAGCTGGCAGGATCCTGAATGGCACAAGCCCACAATTGTACAAATCTATGTGATGGGCCGGGACGAGAACAAATCTATGCTGGCCTTCATGCATGACGGCATCAAAGACACCCGTTCCAAAGCCGCCATTCGTGATCGCTGGAATGAAGCCGTCGAGGCCCTGTCGGCGATGACTCCGACGGCCCCGGTGCGAAGGAAAAAGTCCTAA
- a CDS encoding DUF4097 family beta strand repeat-containing protein → MKFAALLALFISPVALAAETEVKEFDAKTIRSFEIENLNGNIKIDGGHEDKIVITAEKTDFTKSCRLEFKQKGADLEVEVTRKGVFKKSDCTTNFTVLLPKVMELDMKLGSGNITITGTKGGIDFKIGNGQVTIDADVHELDGSAGNAEVNVKSLTGKSDLKMGSGTVKAAYSALPATGEFEIKSGSGNVELTLPADAKIQTSFISVGGKMTNEVGDTANAGFKVKLKSGSANLHIKKAL, encoded by the coding sequence ATGAAGTTTGCAGCATTGTTGGCCCTGTTTATCAGTCCTGTGGCCCTGGCCGCCGAGACCGAAGTGAAAGAGTTTGATGCGAAAACTATTCGCAGTTTTGAAATCGAGAATCTGAACGGAAACATCAAAATTGACGGGGGTCATGAGGATAAGATCGTGATCACGGCAGAAAAGACCGATTTCACGAAATCCTGCCGCCTGGAGTTCAAACAAAAAGGCGCTGACCTGGAAGTGGAAGTGACCCGCAAAGGTGTCTTTAAAAAATCTGACTGTACCACCAATTTCACTGTGCTTTTGCCCAAAGTGATGGAGCTGGATATGAAATTGGGCTCTGGTAACATCACCATCACCGGAACCAAAGGTGGCATCGACTTTAAAATCGGCAATGGCCAGGTGACGATCGACGCGGACGTGCACGAACTGGATGGCTCTGCCGGAAATGCGGAAGTCAATGTGAAATCCCTGACTGGCAAATCCGATTTGAAAATGGGTTCCGGCACCGTGAAAGCCGCTTATTCCGCGTTGCCAGCCACGGGAGAGTTTGAGATCAAATCCGGCAGCGGCAATGTCGAGCTGACTTTGCCAGCAGATGCCAAAATCCAGACGAGCTTCATTTCTGTGGGCGGCAAAATGACCAATGAAGTGGGTGACACTGCGAATGCGGGATTCAAAGTGAAACTGAAGTCCGGTTCCGCGAACCTGCATATCAAGAAGGCGCTCTAG